In Lytechinus variegatus isolate NC3 chromosome 12, Lvar_3.0, whole genome shotgun sequence, a single window of DNA contains:
- the LOC121425302 gene encoding periostin-like, with translation MKMLMLFAALCGLAMATPFDQAAYALQETAPMGLVDELTALGYTKLVGLIEMCVLDFTESASRIPHELFYSIDSALTHQTDASNLFLSRTGPFTIFAPNDDAIAVLTPDMMNNMTLLVNILKAHVIEGKVMTTMIRDNLMAGSLLKGVQIRINMNVGWQRTYIAANGAQIIMFDKEAKNGVIHGMNRVIYPIPMGSLVDAMKMIPGLSATMKLIEFAGIESALTGEGPFTIFAPCNNAWMKIPYANVTALMANKTALTELLTYHVAPGAWYSTVMRPGTVIPTLEGKNVLFNPMTPEHLRDVKPMPVYLYVNDAEVILADQSVANGVIWVLNDVITKPSYLPK, from the exons ATGAAGATGCTGATGCTTTTTGCCGCTCTGTGCGGATTGGCGATGGCCACCCCTTTCGACCAGGCTGCGTACGCGCTGCAAGAAACTGCACCTATGGGACTTGTGGACGAGTTGACAGCACTGGGATACACCAAACTTGTTGGATTGATTGAGATG TGTGTGCTCGACTTTACTGAGAGTGCATCACGTATACCACATGAACTATTTTACAGCATTGACTCGGCGTTGACGCATCAAACTGACGCATCAAACCTTTTTTTGTCTCGCACAGGCCCCTTCACTATCTTCGCCCCTAACGACGACGCCATTGCTGTATTAACACCTGACATGATGAACAACATGACACTGCTCGTCAACATCCTAAAGGCCCACGTGATCGAGGGCAAAGTGATGACGACAATGATCAGGGATAATCTGATGGCTGGAAGCCTTTTGAAGGGAGTCCAGATACGTATCAATATGAACGTTGGATGGCAG CGCACTTATATTGCTGCTAATGGAGCACAGATAATTATGTTTGACAAGGAGGCGAAAAATGGCGTCATACATGGTATGAACAGAGTCATCTACCCAATCCCAATGGGAAGCCTAGTGGATGCAATGAAGATGATACCTGGCCTAAGTGCTACCATGAAGTTGATCGAGTTTGCTGGCATAGAATCCGCCCTCACAG GTGAAGGCCCATTCACCATCTTCGCCCCTTGTAACAATGCCTGGATGAAGATTCCTTATGCAAACGTCACGGCTTTGATGGCAAACAAGACCGCACTTACAGAGCTCCTGACCTATCACGTGGCTCCAGGCGCCTGGTACTCTACGGTCATGAGGCCCGGAACTGTTATCCCCACCCTTGAAGGGAAGAATGTGCTGTTTAACCCAATGACACCGGAGCATTTAAGGGATGTTAAAC CAATGCCAGTCTACCTGTACGTGAACGATGCGGAAGTTATCTTAGCCGACCAGTCGGTTGCCAACGGGGTCATCTGGGTATTGAACGATGTCATCACAAAACCTTCGTATCTACCCAAATAG